From Macaca mulatta isolate MMU2019108-1 chromosome 1, T2T-MMU8v2.0, whole genome shotgun sequence, the proteins below share one genomic window:
- the LOC144329635 gene encoding uncharacterized protein LOC144329635, which yields MASESAALVICKHGNRQTRLTRSPFLPESLVPSFLSYCWAGRRDALAQGPRPGAGGSGLRFLALGEPFQMLNAENTREKAECSPLAERAHAFPCEERIHRFLQAGEGGKGRTAERGPVGVLDGPGLTPRQT from the coding sequence ATGGCCTCCGAGTCCGCGGCGCTGGTGATCTGCAAACACGGCAACCGTCAGACTCGCCTCACCCGCTCTCCCTTCCTCCCGGAATCCCTCGTTCCCTCGTTCCTGTCCTACTGCTGGGCGGGACGGCGGGACGCACTAGCGCAGGGGCCGAGGCCTGGGGCCGGAGGCTCAGGGCTGCGCTTTCTTGCACTTGGAGAACCTTTCCAAATGCTGAACGCCGAGAATACCAGAGAAAAGGCGGAATGCAGCCCTCTCGCGGAGCGAGCACACGCATTCCCGTGTGAAGAGCGCATCCACAGATTTCTGCAGGCTGGGGAGGGCGGAAAAGGGCGCACCGCCGAGAGAGGGCCGGTGGGGGTCCTCGATGGCCCAGGGCTGACACCCAGACAGACTTGA